The Chloroflexus aggregans DSM 9485 genome segment GCTCATTTTATCGGCATAGGCAGGACCGATACCGCGTCCGGTCGTCCCGATGCGTCCTTCACCGCGCGCCTCTTCTTGCAACTGGTCAAGCTGGATGTGGTAGGGCATAATCACATGTGCCCGGTCGCTCACAAACAGCTTGGTCGTCGAGACACCGCGTGCTTCGAGGTCTTCGATCTCTTTAATCAACACTTCCGGGTTAATCACAACCCCGGGACCGATTACGTTAACAATGCCCGGATCAAAAATACCGGAAGGCACCAAATGCAATTTAAATGTGCCGAGATGATTCACCACCGTGTGGCCGGCATTATTACCGCCGCCATAACGGATCACTAAGCGGGCACGGGCTGCCAGTAGATCAACGAGATGGCCTTTGCCTTCATCACCCCACTGGGCGCCGATCAACGCAACAACAGGCATCACCGTTCTCCCTATTTCGCGTATAAGGTCCGAACCGTTGTTACCGACGACGACTTACGTTCGGGCAGACTACGTCGATCCGCTCTCTCCATGATTGCCATCATGTCACTCACCGTAACGACGCGCGCAATCCGGCCACGGCTTCGTCAACATGGTGTGGCTCGATAATCAACGGTGGGAGCAAGCGGATAACATCTTCACCGGCCGTAGCTACTAACAAACCATGACGATGGGCTGTCTCGCGGACTGCCCCCGCCGAACCGGCAATGCGGATGCCACGCATCAAACCTCGTCCACGCAATTCCAGGACGACATCAGGCCGCTCGGCGGCTAGATCGTGCAACGCTTCATCAAGGTAATTGCTCACCTGCTGAACGTGAGAGAGGAAGTGCGGATCACTAATCTTGCGGAAGACAACTGCGCCTACTGCGGTAGCCAACGGATTCCCGCCGAAGGTAGTGCCGTGATCGCCGGGCTGAATGGCATCAGCGACCGGTTGGCTCATCAAAATAGCACCGATCGGCAAACCGCCGGCCAGTGGTTTCGCTATCGTCATAATATCGGGCTGCACACCAAGCTGTTCGTGCGCCCAGAGCGTACCGGTACGCCCCATGCCACACTGAATTTCATCGAACACCAGCAGGGCATTGTGGCGTTGGCACAGTGCTCGTACCCCTTGCACAAACGCCGGTTCGGCTGCGCGCAACCCACCTTCACCCTGCACCGGCTCGATCACGACGGCACAGACATCATCGCCCATAACGGCTTCGAGTGAGGCCAAATCGTTGTAACGGGCAAAACGGACACCGGGCATTACCGGCATAAACGGTTCACGGTACTTCTCACGCGCTGTGATCGCCACTGCCCCCATCGTGCGCCCGTGGAAGCTACCGTCGAATGCCACAATCGTTGTCTTACCTTCGCCGAAATGGGCACGCGCATAGCGGCGGGCGAACTTGATTGCCCCTTCAATTGCTTCTGCACCACTGTTGCAGAAAAATGCCTTCGCGAAGGCAGGACTGCTCTGAACCAAAAGTGCCGCCAGTTCAATCGCCGGACGGGTATGGTAGAGATTCGAGACGTGGATCAAGCGCGCAGCTTGCTCATTGATGGCTTGCAATACGTCACGATCACCGTACCCTAGCGCATTGACGGCAATGCCGGCCACAAAATCGAGGTAACGCCGGCCTTCGCTGTCGTAGAGATATACTCCCTCCCCGCGCTCGATAACGAAATCGGCGCGTATGTAACTCTGCAAGAGATAGTCGTGATCGGCTTGAATAAGGTCTGCGGCGCTTTCGCCGGTCATAGCTCGTCCTTTCCTTCGCAATCGGCTAACCTTCTCACGCAATTATACCACCGGCACAGTGTTGCCGTTCCTGCACGAGTGCGGTTGGATTATGGTATAACGGTAGATGGTAGGTTAAGTTATCACGTAAGCGTTCATGTCAAGATTCGTAACACGTTACCGGCAACTAGTTCGCTGGTTCTTTCACCGGCTTTACCACGAGTTTGCCTGGAGTTACGACTTCATCGCGTGGCTCGTTTCGGCCGGGTATTGGCAACGGTGGGTGCAGGCCGCCGCGCCGGTGTTGCGCGGTCGGGTGTTGGAACTCGGGTGTGGTCCCGGTTATCTGCAACAGGCGTTAGCCGGACGGGCCGGCGTCGTCGGGATCGATCTGTCACCGTTTATGCTGCGGCGAGCAGCACGTTTTACCAAACGACTGGTGCGTGCCGATGCTCGGCAGTTGCCGTTTCCCACCGCCGGTTTCGATACGGTTTGTGCTACGTTTCCCGCAGAATATATCCTCGACCCGGCCACCTTGGCCGAAATCCGGCGCGTCCTTGTACCCGATGGTCAATTGGTCATTGTCGATGGGGGACGGTTGGAAGGTGGGTACGGGCGGGTGATCGATCTGATCTATCGTCTGATCTGGTTGGGCCGCACTCCACGCCAGTTACCAGAGGTGATACACATCGGTGATTGGCCGTTGCAGGTGCAGCGCGTGGCGGTAGGGGCGAGTAGTGTCTTGATACTGACCGGGAGACCCCATGAGTCCGGATCTGAGTATTGAGCAGACCCTGCTGGCACGTGGGTATCGCGTGTTGGCGGGTATTGACGAAGCCGGTCGCGGTTGTTGGGCCGGGCCGGTGGTCGCTGCCGCAGTCGTGTTGGCTCCAATCGTGTACGAACGGCCAGGCTTGCTAGACGCTGTCGATGACTCGAAACAGTTAACGGCCGTTGCCCGCGAGCGTGCGTACACCCTCGTCCAACGCTACGCACGTGGGATCGGTGTGGGTACGGTGCCGGCCTTTCTCGTCGATGCCTATGGCATTCTGCCCGCTACTCGCCTTGCCATGACGCTGGCCTTGCTGTCGTTGCCTTGTTCGGTTGATGCGTTGTTGATCGATGCCGAACGTCTGCCCGGTATCCGCGTACCACAAGAATCGCTCGTGCGCGGTGACGCCCGTTCGCTTTCGATTGCGGCTGCTTCAATTATTGCTAAGGTGACCCGTGACCGCCTCATGCAAACGGCCGACCGCTGCTATCCGCAGTATGGTTTTGCCCTCCATAAAGGGTACGGGACCCCTGTTCACCGCCGTGCACTCAGGCAATATGGGCCTTCGCCATTCCATCGGCGTACCTTCCAGCCGGTACTTGAGTTACTCGATTTGACAGACTCGTCATGAATCTACGCGAACATCTCTTCTGGTCAACGCTACTCGCGGTAAGCCTCTACCCACGCCGTCCATTCGCCGCTGCCAGTCTTATTGCCGGCGGAGTACTCATCGATCTTGATCATCTCGTGCTCTACATCAGTCGTACCGGTGATTGGAGTATGAGCGGTGCGCTCCACTACAACCGTTATCGTAATCTGTTCCCCGACCGCCACGATAACCGCCCTCGCTATGGTTCGCTCCGCTCGTGGTTGCACCAACCACTGCTCGTGCTGCCACCTCTCTGGATGCTTGCTTATCGCCGAGCATGGCTGCAACCTTTGGTGATCGGTATTACACTGCATCTCGTGCTCGATCACTTGCCCCTCCCTTTCATCTGGGCGGCGTACTGGCGATCCGGTGGGCGCTGCGCACGCTGTGGCACAGCCAATCACGTCGAAGTATACCGACGACCTTGCCCATCCTTCCGCAAGATGCGTTGGATCGTCCTGTGTCGGCGGTGTGCCGACAAACGATTGTGGTATACTGAAAATAGTGCTCATGTCTAGACCTCTTTTGCCATACCCAGCCGTTGCTGTGGAAGGAGTTCGTATATGGAACCGGACGACTTCTCACCCGAAGATCCGATTACCGAACTTAGCCGTCTTGCCGGTGAAGCGATCGATAGTCAATCCACTGCGACTTCCGCTGAGCGCCGGCGGCGCTGTAATCGGGTGCTCGAGCTGGAAGCGCAAGGGTATATTACCGATGAACGTGCATGTTTTTTGGCCGGTTTGGTCATGATCTGCGGTGAGTCGGTGGCCGATTTTCACCACGCCCATCGCTTCGCCCGGCGTGCTACCGAGCTTGGCGATGAACGTGCGTGGACGCTGCGAGCCATGGCGTGGGATCGCCTCCTGATCGAGTTGGGTCGCCCTCAACATTTCGGCACCCAGATTATCCGTATCGGCGGACGCTGGTCGCTAGGCGCGGTTAATCCGCGTGTCACCGATTGGGAACGCGCATTGTTCGGAGTGCCACCGTTGTACGTCCAACAACAACGGGTTGAAGAGTTGCAGCGCTCTGAACAAGGATAAATACTATGAAGGGATACACAGTTTTGCTGTATTTTATGTTTTCGATGCGTATATTCTGATAGATAGTAGTACAAAAACCACCTAATTTTTACCACAAAATTACCGCTCCTTCATAAAAGTGTAATCTACCGAGATTGTTCGTGGCCCACTGCGTGCAGTACAGTTTCATTGCATTATCAGGCTCGTATCAGATCAAAGGGGGAGGCAATGAAACGGCTGTCGCTACGCTTGTGGTTCGCAGTTGGGCTGAGCACAGTTTTAGTGCTTACATTCGCCATTTTTAGCTACGGTACATCAGCCTCACGGGCACGGATTGAAATCTTTACCCCACAGGGATTGGCGCCGTGCGCCACTATCGGCGCGCCGGCACCGGCGATTTTTCAGACCCAAACCTTGTTGGCCCGTTTCGATTACTACCGTGTGCTCGATCCGCCGTTTGGCCCCGAACCGGTTGAAGTAGATATTACGTTCCCCGATGGACGCATCTTTACCGTCACGGCAGCGCAATTACTCGATGGGGTTATTGATATGCCGACGAATGTCCAGTTTGCCCGCTTTACCAACCAAGCCGGCCAGCTCTCGCTCAATCTGACGGTACCGGGGACGTGGCCCTACGGTTGTTATCAACTGACCGGACGTGGTCTCAGCAGCGGTGGTGCCAACACTGCTTCAGCATTCTTCGTCGTCATTCCCGGTGGGCAACCGGGGCCGAACGGGAATGTGATCTTACGCGCAACCCTCAACGGACAAGATACCAACATTATCCAACAAGGCCAGATCCTCGAAATTGATGGGCGAGGATTTATCGGGGGTGAGCCGGTATCGTTCTGGTTAACTGCACCTGATGGTACAGTTATCGACTTCCCGCCCGGCCAGCAGGTCGTCCAGGCAAGCTTTAACGGTGCAGTTTCAACGTCATTTCAGTTTGAGGGTAAAAATCCGGTTGGACGATATACCGTAACAGCTCTTGGTAATACGAGTGGTTTTCGGGCTTTTGCTCACGTTGAATTACGATCGCGGCCGGTAACGCAACGTGGCCCAGCTCGCTTATCAGTGGTCGTGCCCGCCGGAGCTACCGCACCGCAGCGTTCGATCTTCTACGCCAATGGCGATCTCTTCTTCCCCGGCGAGCGGGTTGATCTGTGGCTGACAATGCCCGATGGCGCGGTGCGCGGCTTTCCCTCAACCTTTGCCGATCCGGTAGCCGGTCAGTTTATGGTCGAGCTATTTCTCGATGAGCGATTACCGGTTGGTTTTTACCAATTGACGGCTCAAGGCGCAGTGAGCCAGCAGTTGGTGATCGCGACGTTCACCGTCACCCAAACGACCGACACGATTGCTAACCCGCAGCCGGTGCCACAGATCGGGTTAGATAATAATCCAACAACACCACCTGATCGCAGTTTTATCGATCCCAACCCGGCAGATAGTAACGAATACGGCAACCCAGACGAATGAGATACGGTGATAGCAATTGACCGAGTATCTTCCGCAATAGGACAGAGATGCCGATGGCGGCAATCGCGCGGGTGAGCGGACTAGGCGGTGCGCGATTGCCGCATGGCCGGGGTGAGGTGGGTGAGTTCGGTACGCCACACGGCGGCAAGGGCATCCCGATCCGATAACGGCCACTACGCACTCTCCCCACGGCACACCTCCCACAGCCACTCCACCCGGTTCGCGCCGGGCGAGCGCGAGATGACAACTACGGCCATCTTGGGCGCCGCCGCAGGTACCCGGTGCGGTGGAACGCCCTGCATCGTGGCGATGGGTAGCTTGGACGTCATCAGGGTGCGGGAACAACCGTGCCGACGTGCCCGATTGTGGCAACAGCATGTTGATAGACGCATCACGGCTTGCTATGTGCGGGTAATCCGCCGCCATCGGCAGTCGCCGGCCCCCAGCGGCTTTCATCCTGAGAGTGGCGTTCGCCGAGAAGCGATCTATCGGGCGGCACAACCGCCCAGAGCGGAGCGATCACCCTAGTCGTGACGGAGTAGGCAGCGTTGCGGTGGTTGTGCATGCACCGGGCGGGTATCCGTGCGACGGACCTTACACTTGGCGCTCACGAGGGTGCAGACGACTACAGAGCTGATGGTGCAACCGTGCTGATCGCGCAATCGGGAGTGCAGTCACCATAGGCGCCGAAGTCGTGCGGCTAAGCCAACCGCTCGCGCAGAGGAACCGGCCCCGTCGGGAACGGCGCCTGGTGGTCGACCGATCGCCCGGAGCCTTGCCAACTCGCTCGTGGCATCGGCGAAGCCAAGCCCTTGGTAGGTCACGGTTCATGTCCACCAAGGCGGCGGACGCCGTGCGTGAACGGGCCTGGTCACCGGTGAGCACGTACAAAGCATGGGTGTGCTGACGGACAGCTGATGGGGACAAAGCCCGATGATCGGGAACCGCCTCCGGTCGGCGTATGCGCCTACTCCGGTCCTGGTACGGTATTGCGGAATGAATAGGGGCGATTGGTACGATACAGCAAGGGCGGGTCGTGTACCCGCCCTTCTCGTGAGTCGCTCCGGCAAAAACCGGCGGAAACTACTGCTTTAGCGACTATTCATCCGAAACTTTGTTCATATCCAGGGCAAGCGATTGCTGCACTTTGTGTAAACGATCTAGTTGGGCCTCAAGGGTATCCAATGCGTGAAGATCGCCGGCTCGCGCTGCGGCTAAAGCTGTCTTCATCGTTGTCTCGATCTCACTAAGCAGTTTTACACTCTGTTTGCGACGCATTTCGAGATCGGCAGCATAAATCGCCAGTGAAATGTGACAAGCAACCAACTCCAGTAGATTGAGGTGTGAACTGTCGAAGCGACGGCTATGTGTCGTT includes the following:
- a CDS encoding aspartate aminotransferase family protein — encoded protein: MTGESAADLIQADHDYLLQSYIRADFVIERGEGVYLYDSEGRRYLDFVAGIAVNALGYGDRDVLQAINEQAARLIHVSNLYHTRPAIELAALLVQSSPAFAKAFFCNSGAEAIEGAIKFARRYARAHFGEGKTTIVAFDGSFHGRTMGAVAITAREKYREPFMPVMPGVRFARYNDLASLEAVMGDDVCAVVIEPVQGEGGLRAAEPAFVQGVRALCQRHNALLVFDEIQCGMGRTGTLWAHEQLGVQPDIMTIAKPLAGGLPIGAILMSQPVADAIQPGDHGTTFGGNPLATAVGAVVFRKISDPHFLSHVQQVSNYLDEALHDLAAERPDVVLELRGRGLMRGIRIAGSAGAVRETAHRHGLLVATAGEDVIRLLPPLIIEPHHVDEAVAGLRASLR
- a CDS encoding class I SAM-dependent methyltransferase; the encoded protein is MSRFVTRYRQLVRWFFHRLYHEFAWSYDFIAWLVSAGYWQRWVQAAAPVLRGRVLELGCGPGYLQQALAGRAGVVGIDLSPFMLRRAARFTKRLVRADARQLPFPTAGFDTVCATFPAEYILDPATLAEIRRVLVPDGQLVIVDGGRLEGGYGRVIDLIYRLIWLGRTPRQLPEVIHIGDWPLQVQRVAVGASSVLILTGRPHESGSEY
- a CDS encoding ribonuclease HII; protein product: MSPDLSIEQTLLARGYRVLAGIDEAGRGCWAGPVVAAAVVLAPIVYERPGLLDAVDDSKQLTAVARERAYTLVQRYARGIGVGTVPAFLVDAYGILPATRLAMTLALLSLPCSVDALLIDAERLPGIRVPQESLVRGDARSLSIAAASIIAKVTRDRLMQTADRCYPQYGFALHKGYGTPVHRRALRQYGPSPFHRRTFQPVLELLDLTDSS